One Flavobacterium sp. 90 DNA segment encodes these proteins:
- a CDS encoding mechanosensitive ion channel domain-containing protein — protein sequence MMSPEQLSNYAAKFIDVLVDYSPKLISAFLILFVGIYAIRLINKIITKVMIQRNLDPTLTKFLSDILIWALRILLFVTFISKLGIETSSFVAILGAMGLAVGLSLQGSLSNFAGGMLIIVFKPFKVGDTIESQGVIATVLEIQIFVTKMLTANNQTVFVPNGALSNGTIINYSMQGERRADLTFAVSYDSDIKKAKEILLNVLNSNPKVLKKPAPEVFVKNLTASSVEFAVRPWAKNVNYGSVFSETLENCKAALDEAGIKIQPFTLQK from the coding sequence ATGATGAGTCCAGAACAACTTAGCAATTACGCCGCAAAATTCATTGACGTATTAGTTGATTATTCGCCTAAATTAATTTCGGCATTCCTAATTTTATTTGTTGGTATTTATGCCATCAGATTGATCAATAAAATTATTACCAAGGTAATGATTCAAAGAAATCTAGATCCCACTTTAACAAAATTCCTTTCGGATATTTTAATATGGGCACTTCGAATTTTATTGTTTGTTACTTTTATTTCAAAACTTGGAATCGAGACTTCTTCGTTTGTTGCTATTTTAGGAGCCATGGGACTTGCAGTTGGTTTGTCTTTACAAGGTTCGCTTTCTAACTTTGCCGGAGGAATGTTAATTATCGTTTTCAAACCTTTTAAAGTTGGAGATACTATCGAATCGCAAGGTGTAATTGCAACGGTATTAGAAATTCAAATTTTTGTTACCAAAATGCTTACCGCCAATAATCAAACTGTTTTTGTACCAAATGGTGCTTTATCAAACGGAACGATTATTAACTATTCAATGCAGGGAGAAAGAAGAGCAGATTTGACTTTTGCAGTTTCTTATGATTCTGATATCAAAAAAGCAAAAGAGATTCTATTGAATGTTTTAAACTCAAATCCTAAAGTACTTAAAAAACCGGCTCCAGAGGTTTTCGTAAAAAACTTAACAGCTAGTTCTGTTGAATTTGCAGTTCGACCTTGGGCTAAAAATGTGAATTATGGTTCTGTTTTTTCAGAGACTTTAGAAAATTGCAAAGCTGCACTTGACGAGGCTGGAATCAAAATCCAACCTTTTACACTTCAAAAATAA
- the tsaB gene encoding tRNA (adenosine(37)-N6)-threonylcarbamoyltransferase complex dimerization subunit type 1 TsaB yields the protein MSFILNIETATKNCSVSIAKNGETIICKEIAEEGYSHAEKLHVFIEDVIEASGINVQDLTAIAVSQGPGSYTGLRIGVSAAKGLCFALNLPLIAVDTLQTLASQANVSDGKIIPMLDARRMEVYSEVFTANLEVERAIQAEVITEESFAEYTDVVYFVGDCADKCKPVLTKENFVFLEDIKYPSASAMSKISYDKYQKSDTVDVAYFEPYYLKDFMMTLPSKKQ from the coding sequence TTGTCTTTTATTCTCAATATCGAAACGGCTACGAAAAATTGTTCAGTATCTATTGCTAAAAATGGTGAAACCATTATTTGCAAGGAAATTGCCGAAGAAGGCTATTCGCATGCCGAAAAACTCCATGTTTTTATTGAAGATGTAATAGAAGCTTCCGGAATAAATGTTCAAGATTTAACTGCAATTGCAGTAAGTCAGGGTCCCGGATCATATACGGGATTAAGAATTGGAGTTTCGGCAGCAAAAGGATTATGTTTTGCATTAAATCTTCCGTTGATTGCAGTTGATACATTGCAAACTTTAGCTTCTCAGGCTAATGTTTCTGATGGAAAAATAATTCCAATGCTGGATGCCAGAAGAATGGAAGTTTACAGTGAAGTTTTTACTGCAAATCTGGAAGTTGAAAGAGCAATTCAGGCAGAGGTTATTACAGAAGAATCTTTTGCAGAATATACTGATGTAGTTTACTTCGTTGGCGATTGTGCAGATAAATGTAAACCCGTTTTAACGAAAGAGAACTTTGTTTTTTTGGAAGATATAAAATACCCTTCGGCTTCGGCAATGAGTAAAATCAGCTATGATAAATATCAAAAAAGCGACACTGTAGATGTCGCTTATTTTGAACCGTATTATTTAAAAGATTTTATGATGACGTTGCCATCTAAAAAACAATAA